A genomic stretch from Campylobacter lari subsp. concheus includes:
- a CDS encoding tRNA threonylcarbamoyladenosine biosynthesis protein TsaB: MLGIYENDVLIKTIENDLKVSEVLPKILQDLLSQYEFEKLIYVHGPGSYMGIKISYVSFKTLAIVKNIPLKAIGAFELNHNMPITANKHLCFVKKDDDEIILEKTQAGSFFMPQSLKGLNFSKENTPFYVLDAIN; the protein is encoded by the coding sequence ATGCTTGGTATTTATGAAAATGATGTATTGATAAAAACCATTGAGAATGATTTAAAAGTCAGTGAAGTTTTGCCAAAAATACTGCAAGATTTACTTTCACAATATGAGTTTGAAAAGCTTATATATGTGCATGGACCAGGCTCTTATATGGGTATAAAGATTTCTTATGTTTCTTTTAAAACACTAGCTATAGTTAAAAATATACCCTTAAAAGCTATTGGTGCTTTTGAGCTAAATCACAATATGCCTATAACTGCAAATAAACACTTATGTTTTGTAAAAAAAGATGATGATGAAATTATTTTAGAAAAGACACAAGCGGGAAGTTTTTTTATGCCCCAAAGTTTAAAAGGTTTAAACTTCAGTAAAGAAAATACACCTTTTTATGTTTTAGATGCGATTAATTAA
- the infB gene encoding translation initiation factor IF-2 encodes MADVKISEIAQELGYTSKEIIEKANEMGLEDIKSPNKKVSSEIAEAIYQYVQSGEILDVVKKVAKPKKESAAKKTTTKKEESKKEEKKTTTKKESKSSAKTASEKKDEIKIEEKQPEDPIKNEVLEEKKEEIKLDEKLGSNLNLAKRRGLVIVKKKKEESKEAQINKEEKVSTQATQGLSLSMIFSNSDENLKRKKKEKKNHPVASKKESTTKMDLLGDKDFADISLEDDDMVVLPDFSVKENKPVQPANKKQPNILKQSLNNSINPFGEGGIQRRSRKKPPKKVEKKESEAITSVSIPKEIRVYEFAEKLGKNTGEIISKLFMLGMMTTKNDFLDEDAIEILAAEFGVEINIIDEADEFDYVKDYDENQTEENLSQRAPVITIMGHVDHGKTSLLDYIRKSRIASGEAGGITQHVGAYMVEKNGRKITFIDTPGHEAFTAMRARGASITDIVIIVVAADDGVKPQTKEAINHAKAANVPIIIAINKMDKENANPDMVKTQLAEMDIMPVEWGGSHEFVPVSAKKGDGIEDLLEIVLLQADILELKANPKAHAKASIIESSVQKGRGPMATIIVQNGTLRVGNTVVAGEAYGKVRAMSDDQGKALKEIGPGECGVIIGLSEVADAGETLIAVDSDKQAREYANKRHEYNRQKELSKSTKVSIDELGAKIKEGNLKALPVILKADVQGSLEAIKASLEKLKNDEIKVNIIHSGVGGITQSDIELASASENSIVLGFNIRPTGEIKERAKDKGVEIKTYNVIYNLLDDVKALLGGMMSPIISEEQLGQAEIRQVINVPKLGQIAGCMVTEGTINRGAKIRLIRDGVVVFEGNVSSLKRFKDDVREVAKGYECGVGIEGCNDMRVGDYIESYKEVEEQVSL; translated from the coding sequence ATGGCAGATGTAAAGATTAGCGAGATCGCTCAAGAGTTAGGATATACAAGTAAAGAAATTATAGAAAAAGCCAATGAAATGGGCTTGGAAGATATCAAATCCCCTAACAAAAAAGTATCTTCTGAAATCGCAGAAGCGATTTATCAATACGTTCAATCCGGTGAAATATTAGATGTGGTAAAAAAAGTGGCCAAACCTAAAAAAGAAAGTGCGGCAAAAAAAACCACAACTAAAAAAGAAGAAAGCAAAAAAGAAGAGAAAAAAACCACAACTAAAAAAGAAAGCAAAAGCTCTGCTAAAACAGCAAGTGAAAAAAAAGATGAAATAAAAATAGAAGAAAAACAACCTGAAGATCCTATAAAAAATGAAGTATTAGAAGAAAAAAAAGAAGAAATTAAACTCGATGAAAAGCTAGGTTCTAATTTAAATTTAGCCAAAAGAAGAGGCTTGGTTATCGTTAAAAAGAAAAAAGAAGAAAGCAAAGAAGCTCAAATAAACAAAGAAGAAAAGGTTAGTACGCAAGCTACTCAAGGTTTAAGCCTTAGTATGATTTTTTCAAATTCAGATGAGAATTTAAAAAGAAAGAAAAAAGAAAAGAAAAATCATCCTGTAGCAAGCAAAAAAGAAAGTACCACTAAAATGGATCTTTTAGGGGATAAAGACTTCGCTGATATTTCTTTAGAAGATGATGATATGGTTGTTTTACCTGATTTTAGTGTAAAAGAAAACAAACCAGTGCAACCAGCAAATAAAAAACAACCAAATATCTTAAAGCAATCTTTAAATAACTCTATCAACCCATTTGGCGAGGGTGGTATACAAAGAAGAAGTCGTAAAAAACCACCTAAAAAGGTAGAAAAAAAAGAAAGCGAAGCGATCACAAGTGTAAGTATACCTAAAGAAATTCGTGTGTATGAATTTGCTGAAAAACTTGGTAAAAACACCGGAGAAATTATCTCTAAACTTTTCATGCTTGGTATGATGACGACTAAAAATGACTTTTTAGACGAGGATGCTATTGAAATTCTTGCAGCTGAATTTGGAGTGGAGATTAATATCATTGATGAGGCTGATGAGTTTGATTATGTAAAAGATTATGATGAAAATCAAACAGAAGAAAATTTAAGCCAAAGAGCTCCGGTTATCACTATCATGGGGCATGTGGATCATGGTAAAACTTCTTTGCTTGATTATATAAGAAAATCACGCATTGCAAGTGGTGAAGCAGGCGGGATCACTCAGCATGTTGGTGCTTACATGGTAGAAAAAAATGGCAGAAAAATTACTTTTATCGATACTCCAGGTCACGAGGCATTTACCGCTATGCGTGCAAGAGGAGCTAGTATAACTGATATTGTTATTATCGTAGTAGCTGCAGATGATGGGGTAAAACCTCAAACTAAAGAGGCGATTAATCATGCAAAGGCGGCTAATGTGCCTATCATCATCGCTATTAATAAAATGGATAAAGAAAACGCAAATCCTGACATGGTAAAAACACAATTAGCAGAAATGGACATCATGCCAGTGGAATGGGGTGGAAGTCATGAGTTTGTGCCAGTTTCAGCTAAAAAAGGTGATGGTATAGAGGATTTACTTGAAATTGTATTATTGCAAGCTGATATTTTAGAACTTAAAGCAAATCCAAAAGCCCATGCTAAAGCAAGTATTATAGAATCTTCGGTGCAAAAAGGTAGAGGTCCTATGGCTACTATCATTGTACAAAATGGTACTTTAAGAGTAGGTAATACAGTCGTAGCAGGGGAAGCTTATGGTAAAGTGCGTGCTATGAGTGATGATCAAGGCAAAGCTTTAAAAGAAATAGGCCCAGGTGAGTGTGGGGTGATCATAGGTCTTAGTGAAGTAGCTGATGCGGGAGAAACTTTAATAGCCGTAGATAGCGATAAACAAGCAAGAGAATATGCTAATAAACGCCATGAATACAACCGCCAAAAAGAACTAAGTAAATCAACCAAAGTAAGTATAGATGAGCTTGGTGCAAAAATCAAAGAAGGCAATTTAAAAGCCCTTCCTGTGATCTTAAAAGCAGATGTGCAAGGCTCGCTTGAAGCCATTAAAGCTAGTTTGGAAAAACTTAAAAACGATGAAATTAAGGTTAATATTATCCATAGCGGGGTAGGTGGTATTACTCAAAGTGATATAGAGCTTGCAAGTGCTAGTGAAAACTCTATCGTTTTAGGCTTTAATATACGCCCAACCGGTGAGATCAAAGAACGTGCTAAAGATAAAGGCGTAGAGATAAAAACTTATAATGTTATTTATAACTTGCTTGATGATGTAAAAGCTTTACTAGGTGGTATGATGAGTCCTATTATCTCTGAAGAGCAACTTGGTCAAGCTGAAATTCGTCAAGTAATTAATGTGCCAAAACTAGGCCAAATCGCAGGTTGTATGGTAACAGAAGGCACGATCAATCGTGGCGCGAAAATCAGACTCATTAGAGATGGTGTTGTGGTATTTGAAGGCAATGTAAGCTCACTCAAACGCTTTAAAGATGATGTAAGAGAAGTTGCAAAAGGCTATGAATGCGGTGTAGGCATAGAAGGTTGTAATGATATGCGAGTGGGTGATTATATAGAAAGTTATAAAGAAGTTGAGGAACAAGTAAGCCTATGA
- the rbfA gene encoding 30S ribosome-binding factor RbfA — protein MNPAEIKKLRTESILKELIPEALANLDNEVLKNLCVVDVECKKGRYDAFVYLDKMFFNTQEQEIILNQLKKAARALQNYCMSEQGWYRCPNFHFKFDDRLEYQNHMDALFEKIKKEQNES, from the coding sequence ATGAACCCAGCTGAAATCAAAAAGCTACGCACAGAAAGCATTTTAAAAGAGCTTATACCAGAAGCTTTGGCAAATTTAGACAACGAAGTTTTAAAAAACTTATGCGTAGTGGATGTAGAGTGTAAAAAAGGCAGATATGATGCTTTTGTGTATTTAGATAAAATGTTTTTTAATACCCAAGAGCAAGAAATCATACTCAATCAACTCAAAAAAGCTGCTCGTGCTTTGCAAAATTACTGCATGAGCGAGCAAGGATGGTATAGATGCCCAAATTTTCACTTTAAATTTGATGATAGATTAGAGTATCAAAACCACATGGATGCTTTATTTGAAAAAATCAAAAAGGAACAAAATGAATCTTGA
- the rimP gene encoding ribosome maturation factor RimP, which yields MNLEALCKEAGLSFYDDELTSENGRKIYRIYVQKEGGVNLDDCAKLSEILSPIFDVEPPVNGEYFLEVSSCGLERKLSKIEHFAKSINELVKITTNEKEKIEAKIITVDDENITLENLETQEKTTINFSDIRKAKTFIQW from the coding sequence ATGAATCTTGAAGCACTTTGTAAAGAAGCAGGGCTTAGTTTTTATGATGATGAGCTAACGAGTGAAAATGGTAGAAAGATTTATAGAATTTATGTACAAAAAGAAGGCGGGGTAAATCTTGATGATTGTGCTAAGCTTAGTGAGATTTTATCGCCTATTTTTGATGTAGAACCACCTGTGAATGGGGAGTATTTTTTAGAAGTATCAAGCTGTGGTCTTGAAAGAAAACTTAGCAAAATTGAGCATTTTGCAAAAAGCATTAACGAACTTGTAAAAATCACAACTAATGAAAAAGAAAAAATCGAAGCAAAAATCATCACCGTAGATGATGAAAATATCACTTTAGAAAATTTAGAAACTCAAGAAAAAACTACTATAAATTTTAGCGACATAAGAAAAGCTAAAACCTTCATACAATGGTAA
- a CDS encoding DUF448 domain-containing protein, translating into MKNHIPIRMCIVCKGRYEKQSLHQFQIKNSQIITKVEFGRSLYICNSCFDKDEKTLQRAFMRACKGNFHGNINQQDLKEIFFNGRCKD; encoded by the coding sequence TTGAAAAATCATATACCCATTAGAATGTGCATTGTTTGCAAAGGCCGTTATGAAAAGCAAAGTTTGCATCAATTCCAAATAAAAAATTCTCAAATTATCACTAAAGTGGAATTTGGCAGGAGTTTATATATTTGTAATTCATGTTTTGATAAAGATGAAAAAACATTGCAAAGGGCTTTTATGAGAGCTTGCAAAGGCAATTTTCATGGTAATATAAATCAGCAGGATTTAAAGGAGATATTTTTTAATGGCAGATGTAAAGATTAG
- the thrB gene encoding homoserine kinase, producing the protein MKILVPATSANLGPGFDCLGLSLKYFNQTIVEKSKFFSISIHGEGENNIYLKKNNSFVNIFYEIYQRLSGKKDNFRFVFQNNIPLARGMGSSSAVIVGAIACAYELSGFKADKNTILNEALKYENHPDNIAPAALGGFVCALTHNEKVLAIKKEVDKDLQAVITIPNVAMNTQKSRAVLAKKINLEDSVFNLCHASFLTACFLEKKYDMLKCASLDKLHQNQRMKLLPELFEVQKLALDNNALMSTLSGSGSSFFTLAYKDDAKKIKEKIKNKFVKFRVELLEFDDEGFKIC; encoded by the coding sequence ATGAAGATTTTAGTTCCTGCTACAAGTGCAAATTTAGGTCCTGGTTTTGATTGTTTAGGTTTGAGTTTAAAATATTTTAATCAAACCATAGTTGAAAAATCTAAATTTTTTAGCATTAGCATACATGGGGAAGGTGAAAATAATATCTATCTTAAAAAAAACAATAGTTTTGTCAATATTTTTTATGAAATTTATCAAAGACTTAGTGGTAAAAAAGATAATTTTCGCTTTGTTTTTCAAAATAATATCCCTTTAGCTAGAGGCATGGGAAGTTCTTCTGCTGTGATAGTTGGAGCCATTGCTTGTGCTTATGAATTAAGTGGGTTTAAAGCGGATAAAAATACCATTTTAAATGAAGCTTTAAAATATGAAAACCATCCAGATAACATAGCTCCAGCAGCACTTGGGGGTTTTGTGTGTGCATTAACTCATAATGAAAAAGTTTTAGCTATAAAAAAAGAAGTAGATAAAGACTTACAAGCTGTTATAACCATACCAAATGTAGCGATGAATACTCAAAAATCAAGAGCGGTTTTAGCTAAAAAAATCAACCTAGAAGATAGTGTTTTTAATCTTTGTCATGCTTCGTTTTTAACCGCTTGTTTTTTAGAGAAAAAATATGACATGCTAAAATGTGCAAGTTTGGATAAACTTCATCAAAATCAAAGAATGAAACTTTTGCCCGAGCTTTTTGAAGTGCAAAAACTAGCTTTAGATAATAATGCTCTCATGAGTACGCTTTCAGGATCAGGCTCGAGCTTTTTTACTCTAGCTTATAAAGATGATGCCAAAAAAATCAAAGAAAAAATCAAAAATAAATTTGTTAAATTTAGAGTTGAGCTTTTAGAATTTGATGATGAGGGCTTTAAAATTTGCTAA